The following nucleotide sequence is from Alkalihalobacillus sp. LMS39.
CTATTTATACCATGACCATCAAAATCGAATCGCTGCAACGATGACAAGACCACACGTTATTGTTGGTGAAATTGCTTGGTTAGAAGTCGTTACGGTCAAACCACGTGATGGATTATTTTTAAATAATGGGATATCTAGGGATTTATTTGTCTCAATGGACGAACTTCCAACCGACCGAAATTTATGGCCACAAGAAGGAGACAGCCTTCCAGTGACCCCAACGTTTGATAAAAAAGGACGAGTGATGGGGAAACTTGTAAGTGGACAACCGATTGAAAAAGAAGCCAAAAAAGCTGATAAAACAATCATGAACACACAAGTTTCAGGGATTGTGTACCACTTTGGAAGTGAAGGTGTGTTTTTGTTAACAGATGAAAAGTATTTAGCGCTGTTACATGAAAGTGAAATGAAAGAGCACCCAAGATTAGGACAACGATTGGAAGTGCGTGTCACTTTTGTAAGGGAAGACGGGCGAATTAACGTTTCAATGCATGCGTCTAAAATGGAAAGTCAAGTAGAGGACTCTGAAAAGGTGTATCGGCATTTAGTGAATCGTGGGGGATCGATGCCTTATGGGGATAAAACCACTGCTGATGAGGTGAAAGCCCGATTTAACATCAGTAAATCGGCCTTTAAACGGGCATTAGGGAAACTGATGAAAGAAGATAAGGTGTATCAAAAAGATGGTTGGACGTATACGAAGGAGAAAGAATGAGTTATCAACGATTTGCAAATATTTATGACGTCCTTATGGAAGATGCGCCCTATGACGAATGGTTACAATTTACGAAAGAAAAATTAGCATCTCACCAGAAGCCCCAAATCTTAGATGTTGGTTGTGGAACAGGAGAATTTATCCTTTATTTAAAAAAGGCAGGATATGATGTGGCTGGGGTTGACCTGTCTGAAAACATGTTAGCCATCGCACATGACAAAATCACTGCTCAAGGATTGTCTGTCCGACTATTTGAACAAGATATGAGGTCACTCGAAAATATAGGGACATTTGATGTAGTTACCGTGTTTTGTGATTCTTTAAATTACTTACAAACTGAAGCTGATGTCCAAAAAAGCTTGCGTGAATTTTATTCGGTCCTTCAACCAGGAGGGCAGTTACTTTTTGATGTTCATTCTATCTTTAAAATGGAGTCAATTTTTAAAGAACAAACGTTTACTTATGACAGTGAGGAAATAGCTTATATATGGCAAAGTTTTGAAGGGGATCATCCTTTTTCAGTTGAACATGAATTAACTTTTTTTGTGGTAGAAGAAAATGGGTTATATCGAAAATTCCAAGAATGGCATGAGCAACGGACTTTTCCAATAGAAGATTATGAAAGATGGCTCAAAGATGCAGGTTTTACAAACATAACCATTGAAGCGGATTTCTCGAAGAAAGTTACAGAAACTAGTGAACGAATTTTTTTTACCGCAAGAAAATAAGCAAGCAGGATTTCTTGTTTTCATCACGAAATTAAAGGGTGTCACATTGTCGTATGACTAGTGTGACACCCTTATTTTACATTAATGAAATTGCTTTTGAATAATTTCTTTATCCTCTTTGTATTTCGCATGAGTTTGACGGAAAAGCTGGTCAAACATATCCCCAATTTCTGTTTCTAGCACTTTAATGCCTTCTCCCGTAATTCCACCTGGGACACATACTCGTTGTTGAAGAGCGGGTAATGTGAAAATTTCCTTTTCTAACAATTTTCCTAACCCAATCAGCATGTCGGTTGCCAAAATGGTTGCTTCTTCTTCTGTGATTTCTGTTTCGCGCACTGCGCCATCAATAAACCGTTGAGTTAAATAACTAAAAAACGCCGGTCCACAACTGACAATATCAGAAGCAACACGCGTAATGTTTTCTTCTATCACTAATGGAGTCGAGATAGCCCCCATTAAGTGATTAAGCATCTGCTTATCTTCAGCTGTACATCGGGTTCCAAAACTAAGTAATGATGGACCAGAGTGAGCACGGTTTAATATGCTTGGGATGGCTCGGGCGACTTTGCAATGTACAATTTGTTCTAGTTGTTCAACGGAAAACGGACTTGTAATCGATACAAGCAATTGATTTTCTTCGAACTCACAACCGATCGATTGTAATACATCATGAAATTGCAATGGTTTTACGCAAAGAAATACAACATTACACTCATAGACAATGGCCTGAGCGTTGTCTTCTACACGAATACCAGGATGCTTAGCAGCAAGCTCTTTTGCCTTTTCGATTGAACGGTTGGTAATGTGTAGTTGTGTTGGGGCCATAGCGTTAGATTCTATAAATGAATCGACCAAAATTGTTCCCATACTTCCTGTTCCAATAATTCCGATCTTCATTATGCATCCCCTCCTCCTTAAAATCGTTCAAAAAGCCTAAAAAACACGTTTACCCTCATTTGTATGAGAGGCAGGAGAAGTTTATGATTACATTTTACGAACGTTTGCTATATTCTAACACCATTTCACGTGTTACTTGTTTACGCATCGGAAAATGAAATTTTTTAGCGATTTCATTCATTTTATTTGTAATGGCGTTAATGTCAGATGTCGTAAATTCTTTTTGTTGTTTTGCTAAGGTTAAAGCTTCCTCGATAGCCGCCTCCCTAAGTCCATCTAGTTGTTTAAACTGTTGTTGGCCATCAATATGTTTGCTTATTTGGTTTGCGATTTGTAAATGTACACTCATGTTCTCCATTCCTTTCCGTAGCGCTATCTTTAAATAATGAGGTGTTTTGTATGGATTTGTCAAGACGAGAGCAAGTATTTGTCGGAGTAATTTTCATTTTAGTCATGATTTGTGCCAGTAGCTTATATCATTTTGTCACAAAAGAACAAGTAATTGAAAAGGAAGAGTGGTTATTCGAGCCAGAAGCAGTAAAAACAATGGATGAAGGCAAAGGTAACGAAAGTGAACAACAAGAGGCGCGATATGTTGTCGATGTGAAAGGAGCGGTGAAAAGACCAGGGATTTATGAAGCTAACAAAGAAAGTAGAGTATATCATCTTATTGATTTAGCGGGAGGTTTAAGTGAGTCAGCAGATGAAACGAAAATTAATTTAGCGATGAAAATTCAAGATGAAATGATTATTTATGTTCCATTGCTTGGTGAAGAGGTTAATTTGACCCAAGCAATGGCGGCAACAGGATCTCAGCAAAGCGGAAGTGGGAATATTAATATTAACAATGCAACGGCAGAAGAGCTTCAAACACTATCAGGAATAGGGCCAAGTAAAGCAGCAGCTATTATTACTTACCGAGAGGAGCATGGACCGTTTCAAACCCCGGAGGATTTATTAAAAGTTTCTGGGATCGGACCTAAATCGTTAGAAAAGCTAAGGGAACAAATTGAGTTTTAATATAAGTTTTTAGAAAAGATTGAATTATGATGAAATTAGAGATATAATTTCGTAAAAATTACAAAACAAATTGTTGGAGGGGAATAACATGACAGAAAGAAAATGGTCTTTAGAAACAATTGCTGTACATGGAGGACAAGAAGTCGATTCTGCAACACAAGCAAGAGCAGTTCCGATTTATCAAACGACATCATATGGATTTAAGGATACAGAACACGCTGCGAACTTATTTTCATTATCAGAGTTTGGTAATATTTACACACGAATTATGAATCCGACGCAAGATGTGTTTGAAAAGCGTATGGCTGAACTTGAAGGTGGAATTGCTGCACTAGCGACAGCAAGTGGAAGTTCGGCTATTCACCTTGCTATTTTAAATATTTGTGAAGCGGGAGATGAGATTGTAGCGTCTAGCGCGCTTTATGGAGGTACTTACAATTTATTTGTTCATACATTTAAAAAATTGGGAATTACAGTCCGCTTAGTGGATGGGACAAACCCTGAAGCATTTTCACAAGCAATTACACCAAAAACAAAGCTATTGTATGGTGAAGTGATTGGCAACCCTCAAGGGAATATTTTAGATATCGAAGCCATTGCAAATATCGCTCATGCTAATGGTATTCCACTTATGGTAGATGCCACATTAACAACACCAGCCCTATGCCGTCCGATTGAGCACGGTGCTGATATTGTTGTTCATTCGGCGACGAAATTTATTGGTGGACATGGAACGTCTATCGGCGGTGTCATTATTGATGCAGGTAAATTTGATTGGAGTAATGGGAAGTTTCCTGGCTTAACGGAACCAGATCCAAGTTATCACGGGTTAGTGTATACAGAAGCTCTTGGTCCGCTTGCTTACATTATTAAAGCAAGAGTTCAATTGCTTCGTGATTTAGGTCCTGCAATTGCGCCGTTTAATTCATTTTTATTATTGCAAGGATTAGAAACATTACATTTACGTATGGAACGTCATTGTGAAAACACAAAAAAAGTTGTTGACTATTTAAATGGTCATGATCTTGTTGAATGGGTGAGTTATTCAGGGTTACCATCACACCCTTCTTATGATTTAGCACAAAAATATTTACCGCATGGACAAAGTGCCATTTTAACGTTTGGTATTAAAGGTGGAGTGGAGGAAGGGAAACAATTTATTAATCACCTCTCTTTATTTTCACATGTAGCTAATGTTGGAGATGCTAAATCATTAGTCATTCATCCAGCTAGTACAACACACCAACAATTGTCAGTAGAAGATCAAAAAGCAGCTGGTGTTACGCCTGAGCTAATTCGCCTATCCATTGGTATTGAAAATGTGAATGACATTATTGCAGACCTTGACCAAGCATTACAAGCGAGTCAAGCTAAGTAATAAGCAATGTCTACGGTTTTCATCGTCTTATTGAAAAACATGTGGTAAAATGTCGATAGTTTACCAAATAGGAGATGAAAGACATTGACAGGAAGAATATCATGGGATCAATATTTTATGGCTCAAAGTCATTTGCTTGCATTAAGAAGTACATGTACCCGGTTAATGGTAGGAGCGACAATCGTCCGAGATAAGCGAATTATAGCTGGAGGCTATAACGGGTCAGTCTCTGGTGGGGATCATTGTATTGATGAAGGGTGTTATGTCGTTGATAACCATTGTATTCGGACAATACATGCAGAAGTAAATGCATTGCTTCAATGTGCTAAATTTGGTGTGCCATCCGAAGGTGCTGAAATTTATGTAACGCATTACCCTTGTGTTCATTGTACAAAAGCATTGATTCAAGCTGGAATTAAAGCTGTCTATTATGCAAAAGACTACAAAAATCATCCTTATGCTATAGAGCTTTTTGAAAAAGCAGGGGTGACAGTTCAACAAGTTGAATTGGAAGAAATGATATTAGATCGTCACAATAGTGAAAAATTAAAGTTTACTGCATCACTATTAAAAAAATTAAAGCATGCTGGAGTTCAAGATGAAGAGCTCCAATCATTAACACAAGAGGCGAATAAACTTTTTACATCGACTTAAGTTGGAGGTGGCTTGTGGCTGGGAAATGGTACATGCTTTTCTTGGCGGGAATCATAAGTATTTCAATTGCTATGTACGGTTTTAGTGTTTGGTGTTTACTCGTTGGTTCATTTCTTGTGTACCATTCATTAAAAGACAAGACAAAAGGACGAATCCATCTTCTTTTTCTTGTCTTTTCTTTTATCCTCTTTTATTCCGCGACTACCTTCTATGATATCCATAATCAAAGTCGATATCCCCTTTCATTACAAAATCAATCTTTGTTGCTTTCTGGTCAAATCCATTCCATGCCATCCATTGACGGGGACCGCTTGCGGTTTGAATTAAAAACAAACGATAAGGAAAAGGTCCAAGTTCAATATTATCTTCACTCGGTTGAGGAGCAACACCAATTGCGTCAATTAAAAAAAGGCATGAGGTGTACATTGAGAGGAGAATTGCGAAAACCTGCTCCAGCGACAAATTTCAATGGGTTTGATTATGAACAGTATTTATACGAAAAGGGAATTCATTTGGTTTTTACGCCAACCGCATTTGAATCTTGTCATAATGGACGATGGAATGGTATCAACGAGTTAATTGAATTACGCCAAAAAGGGATAGAGTCTGTTCGAACATCAATTCCTGAACCAACCGCTGGCATTGTTGCGGCTTTAGTTTATGGAGACAGAAGTTTCATGGAAGAGGATGTTTTACAAGCTTATCAACGATTAGGAATTATACATTTATTGGCGGTATCAGGATTGCATGTCGGTTTAGTATCCGGTGCTATTTATTTCTTGCTCATACGGATTGGGGTGACACGTGAACGTACGATAGACATTCTTTTACTTATTTTACCTGTGTACATTGTTATTGCAGGAGGAGCTCCTTCTGTCATCCGTGCGGCGACGATGGTCATGATTGCTCTTTTGTTTAAACGGTTAAAAAAGAACATACAGCCACTAGACCTTGTGAGTATAATCGGGATGATCTATTTGCTTGTCCAGCCTTTTTCCTTATTTCATATAGGGTTTCAACTTTCGTTTCTCACGACAATAGCGTTACTTCTTTCTGTGTTTATGCTCAAAGAAAAAAGTTACGTCCAGCTTTTATTTTTTGTTACCGGTATTAGTCAACTTATCTCTCTTCCGTTCATTCTTCACTATTTTTATGAAATTTCCGTATTAAGCGTTCCTTTGAATTTCATTTTTATTCCATTGGTCTCTTTTATTATTTTGCCACTCTCTATTTTACTTACTCTCCTATTGCCGGTGTCAACAGGAGCAAGTCAATTCGTTACTGCTATTCTTACACCGCTTATTCATGTAAGCCATATGTTTTTGCTTTATGTTGATTCTTTTTCTTTCGGGAAATTCTCGGTTGGAAAACTTCCTTCTTCTTTAGTAGTCGCTTTATTTGGGACCATTGCGTTTCTTTTGATGAGAAGTGAGAGAAAAACTATGAAAAATAGGCTAATACTCCCAATCCTATTAGTGACACTCATTTTGGTTGCTGCGAAAATTGCCCCATATGTAAACGAAAATGGTGAAATTACGGTATTAGATGTTG
It contains:
- a CDS encoding DNA internalization-related competence protein ComEC/Rec2: MAGKWYMLFLAGIISISIAMYGFSVWCLLVGSFLVYHSLKDKTKGRIHLLFLVFSFILFYSATTFYDIHNQSRYPLSLQNQSLLLSGQIHSMPSIDGDRLRFELKTNDKEKVQVQYYLHSVEEQHQLRQLKKGMRCTLRGELRKPAPATNFNGFDYEQYLYEKGIHLVFTPTAFESCHNGRWNGINELIELRQKGIESVRTSIPEPTAGIVAALVYGDRSFMEEDVLQAYQRLGIIHLLAVSGLHVGLVSGAIYFLLIRIGVTRERTIDILLLILPVYIVIAGGAPSVIRAATMVMIALLFKRLKKNIQPLDLVSIIGMIYLLVQPFSLFHIGFQLSFLTTIALLLSVFMLKEKSYVQLLFFVTGISQLISLPFILHYFYEISVLSVPLNFIFIPLVSFIILPLSILLTLLLPVSTGASQFVTAILTPLIHVSHMFLLYVDSFSFGKFSVGKLPSSLVVALFGTIAFLLMRSERKTMKNRLILPILLVTLILVAAKIAPYVNENGEITVLDVGQGDCILIEFPYRKSVYLLDAGGLVAFNNEKWREKIRTFEVGKDVVLPYLKSKGITKIDKLILSHGHYDHIGGVESLLGEVEIKEVLYSQGVVEGEFEKQLLQQLYESGSSIRFIGEGERWKEGEAQFIVLSPQGHEQSLNNRSIVIYAFIGGYRWLFTGDLEQEGETRIIQEYTALPVDVLKVGHHGSKTSSTPLFVEHISPSIALIPVGKQNRFGHPHPDVIKGLEEKGIIIYRTDQHGAIRFRFTDKVKQFETKIKKQGGLP
- a CDS encoding S1-like domain-containing RNA-binding protein, whose amino-acid sequence is MLTPGQMETLKVARKAKFGYFLTDGQVDVLLHEREATKELEEEEEVTVYLYHDHQNRIAATMTRPHVIVGEIAWLEVVTVKPRDGLFLNNGISRDLFVSMDELPTDRNLWPQEGDSLPVTPTFDKKGRVMGKLVSGQPIEKEAKKADKTIMNTQVSGIVYHFGSEGVFLLTDEKYLALLHESEMKEHPRLGQRLEVRVTFVREDGRINVSMHASKMESQVEDSEKVYRHLVNRGGSMPYGDKTTADEVKARFNISKSAFKRALGKLMKEDKVYQKDGWTYTKEKE
- a CDS encoding homocysteine synthase, producing MTERKWSLETIAVHGGQEVDSATQARAVPIYQTTSYGFKDTEHAANLFSLSEFGNIYTRIMNPTQDVFEKRMAELEGGIAALATASGSSAIHLAILNICEAGDEIVASSALYGGTYNLFVHTFKKLGITVRLVDGTNPEAFSQAITPKTKLLYGEVIGNPQGNILDIEAIANIAHANGIPLMVDATLTTPALCRPIEHGADIVVHSATKFIGGHGTSIGGVIIDAGKFDWSNGKFPGLTEPDPSYHGLVYTEALGPLAYIIKARVQLLRDLGPAIAPFNSFLLLQGLETLHLRMERHCENTKKVVDYLNGHDLVEWVSYSGLPSHPSYDLAQKYLPHGQSAILTFGIKGGVEEGKQFINHLSLFSHVANVGDAKSLVIHPASTTHQQLSVEDQKAAGVTPELIRLSIGIENVNDIIADLDQALQASQAK
- a CDS encoding helix-hairpin-helix domain-containing protein, with amino-acid sequence MDLSRREQVFVGVIFILVMICASSLYHFVTKEQVIEKEEWLFEPEAVKTMDEGKGNESEQQEARYVVDVKGAVKRPGIYEANKESRVYHLIDLAGGLSESADETKINLAMKIQDEMIIYVPLLGEEVNLTQAMAATGSQQSGSGNININNATAEELQTLSGIGPSKAAAIITYREEHGPFQTPEDLLKVSGIGPKSLEKLREQIEF
- a CDS encoding DUF2533 family protein, which produces MSVHLQIANQISKHIDGQQQFKQLDGLREAAIEEALTLAKQQKEFTTSDINAITNKMNEIAKKFHFPMRKQVTREMVLEYSKRS
- a CDS encoding class I SAM-dependent methyltransferase, coding for MSYQRFANIYDVLMEDAPYDEWLQFTKEKLASHQKPQILDVGCGTGEFILYLKKAGYDVAGVDLSENMLAIAHDKITAQGLSVRLFEQDMRSLENIGTFDVVTVFCDSLNYLQTEADVQKSLREFYSVLQPGGQLLFDVHSIFKMESIFKEQTFTYDSEEIAYIWQSFEGDHPFSVEHELTFFVVEENGLYRKFQEWHEQRTFPIEDYERWLKDAGFTNITIEADFSKKVTETSERIFFTARK
- a CDS encoding ComE operon protein 2, whose product is MAQSHLLALRSTCTRLMVGATIVRDKRIIAGGYNGSVSGGDHCIDEGCYVVDNHCIRTIHAEVNALLQCAKFGVPSEGAEIYVTHYPCVHCTKALIQAGIKAVYYAKDYKNHPYAIELFEKAGVTVQQVELEEMILDRHNSEKLKFTASLLKKLKHAGVQDEELQSLTQEANKLFTST
- the comER gene encoding late competence protein ComER, giving the protein MKIGIIGTGSMGTILVDSFIESNAMAPTQLHITNRSIEKAKELAAKHPGIRVEDNAQAIVYECNVVFLCVKPLQFHDVLQSIGCEFEENQLLVSITSPFSVEQLEQIVHCKVARAIPSILNRAHSGPSLLSFGTRCTAEDKQMLNHLMGAISTPLVIEENITRVASDIVSCGPAFFSYLTQRFIDGAVRETEITEEEATILATDMLIGLGKLLEKEIFTLPALQQRVCVPGGITGEGIKVLETEIGDMFDQLFRQTHAKYKEDKEIIQKQFH